Proteins from a single region of Trichoderma asperellum chromosome 3, complete sequence:
- a CDS encoding uncharacterized protein (antiSMASH:Cluster_3.3) codes for MKTNLELIVATDRFPYDTDQSVEARALRDKLFQLLWEDEDGQYAIGYVPDWVISELSKTPEDIRGDMSLNMSDRTVMLFRTPQTEQARTRAVAKLTGHWYRNGTFKSLKGWRNELWPVYGRKGELLFSVERAAVGLFGTARYGVHMVAYIEDPTAPHGIKIWVPKRASNKSTFPGMLDNTVAGGLTTGEDPFECIIREADEEASLPDALVRNTAKWVGNATYIYITEAKHIGEDGYIYPECQWVYDLKLPAEVVPVPKDGEVEEFRLRDVDEIKKDLGDAKFKPNCAMVMIDFFIRHGILTEANEPDLALIKAKMTRELPFPGPHQPNWPGHITEQSVTAI; via the exons ATGAAGACTAATCTTGAGCTAATTGTTGCTACGGATCG GTTTCCGTACGATACTGATCAAAGTGTTGAGGCCAGGGCCTTGCGGGATAAGCTATTTCAGCTGCTctgggaagatgaagacgggCAATATGCCATCGGCTATGTGCCAGATTGGGTCATCAGCGAGTTATCTAAAACGCCTGAAGACATCCGCGGCGACATGAGTCTCAATATGTCAGACCGCACTGTCATGCTCTTCAGGACGCCGCAGACAGAGCAGGCTCGAACCAGGGCTGTTGCAAAATTGACAGGCCATTGGTACAGAAATGGCACATTCAAGTCTCTCAAGGGATGGCGTAACGAGCTCTGGCCGGTTTACGGTCGAAAAGGAGAGCTTCTCTTCAGCGTGGAAAGAGCTGCCGTCGGTCTATTTGGCACTGCGAGATATGGAGTACACATGGTTGCCTACATTGAGGATCCAACTGCTCCTCACGGCATTAAAATCTGGGTGCCAAAACGAGCGTCCAACAAGTCCACTTTCCCTGGTATGCTGGACAACACTGTAGCCGGTGGTCTGACAACCGGCGAGGACCCCTTTGAATGCATCATCCGAGaggctgatgaagaggcaAGCCTCCCCGACGCTTTGGTTCGTAACACGGCTAAATGGGTCGGGAATGCCACATACATCTACATCACCGAGGCTAAGCATATCGGAGAGGATGGCTACATTTATCCTGAATGCCAATGGGTTTATGACCTTAAACTACCTGCCGAAGTTGTACCTGTGCCAAAGGATGGCGAGGTTGAAGAATTTCGGCTGCGTGATGTGGACGAGATTAAGAAGGACCTGGGAGACGCAAAATTCAAGCCCAATTGCGCCATGGTGATGATTGATTTCTTCATTCGTCACGGCATTCTGACCGAAGCCAACGAGCCTGATTTGGCCTTGATTAAGGCCAAAATGACCCGAGAGCTCCCATTTCCCGGTCCACACCAGCCCAACTGGCCTGGCCATATTACTGAGCAGTCAGTTACAGCAATATGA
- a CDS encoding uncharacterized protein (antiSMASH:Cluster_3.3) encodes MSGGGSGDATLFEEGFTVTHYNQEKYDRVARIMCTSIDSQTLLELDINIELFPCSEGDTLHVVLTTTLSPDGSKEDDKGWRDVGKSGDAPATLADLYDYVCYGKIYKFEETFDGNTINAYVSFGGLLMALKGPVKKLTPLRVDNVYLLIKR; translated from the exons ATGTCTGGAGGCGGCAGTGGCGATGCCACTCTTTTCGAAGAAGGCTTTACCGTCACCCACTACAACCAGGAAAAATATGACCGAGTCGCACGCATCATGTGCACGTCCATCGACTCCCAGACCCTATTAGAGCTGGACATCAATATTGAGCTGTTCCCATGCAGCGAAGGAGACACACTACACGTTGTCCTCACCACCACGCTATCACCAGACGGCAGCAAGGAGGACGACAAGGGCTGGCGGGACGTTGGCAAATCTGGCGATGCGCCAGCTACTCTCGCCGACCTCTACGACTATGTATGCTACGGAAAGATCTACAAGTTTGAGGAAACATTTGATGGCAACACCAT CAACGCTTATGTCTCCTTTGGCGGATTGCTCATGGCACTCAAGGGCCCGGTGAAGAAGCTTACGCCATTGCGAGTGGACAACGTCTATCTGTTGATCAAGCGGTAA
- a CDS encoding uncharacterized protein (antiSMASH:Cluster_3.3~BUSCO:EOG092D3PNL), which produces MSFRKRNTVIGIAGTTPEPHRAKVSVPGTRPSPHDGRLTTSTGTSSLDQLLAGHAGLPMGTSLLVEESGTTDFGGILLRYFAAEGLVQGHCVHVLGFGDHWRRELPGLASESRSKDSNSSKSSDSKMKIAWRYEALSSRATLSRGPSISDSAEGIAPFCHTFDLSARLEDSVAQGQFYTTRGSGMDPTQSPFRRFISDITARLKSSPPTSIHRIVIPSILSPTIYPPSACRPQEILQFLHHIRALLRQFPSRVVVMMTLPVSLYPRSTGLVRRAELLCDGVVEMIPLQQQPHHPVDRNSSNENKAQGLFRIHSLPVFHEKGGGLEGSWVKEDMSFKLSASSGLIITPYSLPPLLDDEGPSNGPSNESKPKLDF; this is translated from the exons ATGTCCTTTCGAAAAAGGAATACCGTGATTGGCATCGCTGGGACTACACCAGAACCGCATCGAGCCAAAGTATCAGTCCCAGGGACCAGGCCCTCTCCTCATGATGGCAGGCTCACCACATCTACCGGCACTTCATCCCTGGATCAGCTCTTAGCAGGCCATGCCGGACTACCTATGGGAACCTCTCTTCTAGTTGAAGAGTCAGGCACGACAGATTTCGGTGGGATTTTGCTTCGCTACTTTGCTGCCGAAGGACTGGTTCAAGGTCATTGTGTGCATGTCTTGGGATTTGGAGATCACTGGCGACGTGAGCTTCCAGGGCTGGCAAGCGAGAGCCGATCTAAAGACTCCAACAGTTCCAAGTCTTCGGacagcaagatgaagattgcTTGGAGGTATGAGGCgctgagcagcagagctACACTCTCACGAG GGCCCTCAATATCAGACTCGGCAGAAGGCATCGCCCCATTCTGTCACACGTTTGATCTCTCGGCTCGCCTAGAGGACAGCGTTGCTCAGGGCCAGTTCTATACTACACGCGGCAGTGGCATGGATCCAACGCAGTCACCATTCCGGCGATTTATCAGTGACATCACAGCCAGGCTGAAGAGCTCACCCCCAACTTCTATCCACAGAATTGTCATCCCAAGTATACTCTCTCCAACTATATATCCCCCGTCAGCGTGCCGGCCGCAGGAGATATTGCAGTTCCTGCACCACATCCGAGCTTTGTTACGGCAGTTCCCTTCGAGGGTTGTTGTGATGATGACGCTTCCCGTCTCGCTATATCCCCGTTCGACGGGGCTTGTTCGACGAGCAGAGCTTCTCTGCGACGGTGTCGTGGAGATGATACCGCTTCAACAACAGCCACATCACCCTGTTGACCGAAACTCGTCAAATGAGAATAAGGCACAGGGGCTCTTTAGAATCCACTCGCTGCCTGTTTTCCACGAGAAGGGAGGAGGTCTGGAAGGAAGCTGGGTGAAGGAGGACATGTCCTTCAAGCTCAGCGCTTCAAGCGGCCTTATCATTACACCCTATAGCTTGCCGCCCTTATTAGATGACGAGGGTCCTTCGAATGGGCCCTCGAATGAGAGTAAACCAAAGCTTGATTTTTAG
- a CDS encoding uncharacterized protein (BUSCO:EOG092D4CP0~antiSMASH:Cluster_3.3), giving the protein MESPKLIRIANISGRYLVFDPDAVSALRRQANTNGTLVGTTPQQPTQNIFLGLPIELRPEEVDALIRTNVAYVVDDVAAHKSALQSLDPDSRRAYVSSLRLRKQTAQKVFAEINAQKASITASKKNKKARDSSSAVPSTDLGTADSGALKSDGNPSPRNSQVTLLGVTPTSSINYVSPDANALPEEPRNSEKGSLCQFMLGSGYYMTPGLRFGSRYSVYPGDPLRFHAHFMANEYGWEEEIPILDIVGGGRLATAVKKAFLIGGRKPSTSPDMVTSPVRTFSIEWAGM; this is encoded by the coding sequence ATGGAATCCCCCAAGTTGATTCGCATTGCCAACATCTCAGGGCGCTACCTCGTGTTTGACCCGGATGCTGTGAGCGCGCTCCGCCGCCAGGCAAACACCAATGGCACCTTGGTGGGAACCACTCCGCAGCAGCCAACGCAGAACATATTCCTGGGTTTGCCAATTGAGCTCCGGCCTGAAGAGGTGGACGCTCTAATTCGTACAAACGTCGCGTACGTCGTAGATGATGTGGCCGCTCACAAATCGGCTCTGCAGTCTCTAGATCCCGACTCGCGGAGGGCATATGTCAGctcgctgcggctgcggaaACAGACTGCGCAGAAGGTGTTTGCCGAGATAAACGCGCAGAAAGCGTCCATAACAGCgagcaagaagaataagaaagcCCGTGATTCCAGCTCAGCTGTTCCGTCTACCGACCTCGGAACAGCTGATAGTGGTGCCCTTAAATCAGATGGCAATCCATCGCCCCGCAATAGCCAAGTGACTCTGTTGGGCGTCACACCAACATCTAGCATCAACTATGTTTCCCCAGATGCGAATGCATTGCCCGAGGAACCTCGTAACTCAGAAAAAGGATCGCTCTGCCAGTTCATGCTGGGATCCGGGTATTACATGACTCCGGGGCTTCGATTCGGATCACGTTATAGTGTCTATCCCGGTGATCCATTACGTTTCCATGCTCATTTCATGGCAAATGAATATGGCTGGGAGGAAGAGATACCTATCCTTGATATCGTAGGCGGCGGCAGACTGGCAACAGCCGTAAAGAAAGCGTTTCTTATAGGCGGCCGTAAACCGTCTACAAGTCCTGATATGGTCACATCTCCTGTGAGAACATTCAGCATAGAGTGGGCTGGCATGTAA
- a CDS encoding uncharacterized protein (TransMembrane:6 (o141-161i173-191o356-376i383-403o423-453i606-632o)~EggNog:ENOG41~antiSMASH:Cluster_3.3), which produces MQDGIGIAPPLAATQQAGDFDLTTTNAWYNLTALARAVNVTRYAPLIEGFVKAGPRIVMKLGSFMAAPNALGLPAQNAMSSAMPEPGILAPAATGSSLYSNVVDAAAAPSAQAGSATQPPLLSLDGVRGLGSVFNYATSKWALSCIAMAVILNRTHIFAATRRRLRLRWQVRLLVRLVPFMLLVFQARHLLQSIQCQTSPDFAMLRWGDANKSSDLMSAHTNPFLNTISSSLLFGASDEQSCVSVKMVPPQDADVVGELQGSLSRLWPLFTSLCLSQFLETISCAVQGRPVAAETGMTLFEQSLAFAEADAAVNSQLGWGAFSKYQNLPPIPTSQGNTITLTRSAILRRINTSPEVLWIALLSSMTHITSHVLGVFDLQAKYRLVNTGFWGLCFMGSLVWSFFTFEPDNIASQGFFRFPTVCIIGFVPHVLILVGIVMCLFIYGLALLLTAAMPTTSQEQPRMNFRQRLLYAHENMQANVSLSELRITREMDFYTALLRTGFAAITMASEAVYLNEDRGVSLKHQTWLEEARYREAEELRRQWISMGLSDPRYDQIGTVGLIPVKNGPLLPPNGYSRERAAQKVPRGRGDKVLRVGIGASERSSRWFLALEFLISINKLLARVFALSLLWILGVCRIQSRPAWLLWLARRSKTPENENASRPSRGPGGSRDATAKPLDGDATLRTDALDIEAEFRRVGTSQDEETLDKDLYKYWLKGGWWGSQDMSGTYQPREEEEEWDNTSVITMTTNGGDSDDEAGGWMSDEGSGQRTPTQQSPRPGREGTPFVDSPLAMGDLARLLHPTSLEERQEAERLAAHLQSDRILTRSGFRRMEQLQRTRILTMQTPKGKQLNKLGPQGRLTKLSPDEEELLLEQLIWTKRQASPGKDGQQSSEAGETPTLSEGESPSCVVCQCSPRTVIVWPCRCLSLCDDCRVSLAMNNFDKCVCCRRDVMSFSRIYVP; this is translated from the coding sequence ATGCAGGATGGCATCGGAATAGCGCCGCCTCTGGCAGCGACACAGCAAGCTGGCGATTTCGAcctgacgacgacgaatgcCTGGTATAACCTCACGGCCCTCGCCCGCGCAGTCAACGTGACGCGGTATGCACCTCTGATCGAGGGCTTCGTCAAGGCTGGCCCGCGCATTGTGATGAAGCTGGGCTCCTTCATGGCAGCTCCCAATGCCCTTGGCCTTCCGGCCCAAAACGCCATGTCGTCTGCCATGCCCGAACCGGGGATTCTCGCTCCCGCCGCCACCGGCTCGAGTCTCTATAGCAATGTCGTcgatgccgcagcagctcccaGCGCCCAGGCGGGCTCGGCAACGCAGCCGCCGCTCTTGTCTCTGGACGGAGTTCGGGGCTTGGGCAGCGTCTTCAACTACGCCACCAGCAAATGGGCCCTCTCCTGCATTGCCATGGCCGTTATCCTTAACCGGACTCATATCTTTGCTGCTACCCGCCGGAGATTACGACTCCGCTGGCAAGTGAGGCTGCTGGTGCGACTTGTTCCCTTCATGTTGTTGGTCTTCCAAGCCCGCCACCTTCTGCAGTCTATCCAATGTCAGACTTCGCCCGATTTTGCGATGCTGAGATGGGGCGATGCCAACAAGAGCTCTGATCTCATGTCTGCTCATACGAATCCCTTTTTGAATACCATAAGCTCGTCGCTGCTTTTCGGAGCCTCGGATGAACAGTCTTGCGTTTCTGTGAAAATGGTACCGCCGCAAGATGCTGACGTCGTTGGAGAGCTCCAAGGCTCTCTATCTCGGCTGTGGCCCTTGTTTACCTCTTTGTGTCTGAGCCAATTCCTTGAAACGATTTCCTGCGCTGTACAGGGACGTCCCGTTGCCGCCGAGACGGGCATGACGCTGTTTGAACAGTCACTGGCCTTTGCTGAAGCGGATGCTGCCGTTAATAGCCAGCTTGGTTGGGGCGCGTTTTCTAAATACCAAAACCTGCCTCCTATACCAACCAGCCAAGGCAACACTATTACCTTGACACGATCGGCAATTCTCAGGCGTATTAACACGTCACCTGAAGTCTTATGGATCGCCCTCCTATCCTCGATGACACACATTACAAGCCATGTCCTGGGCGTGTTCGACCTTCAAGCCAAGTATCGGCTTGTGAATACGGGATTCTGGGGCTTGTGCTTTATGGGTAGCCTCGTATGGAGCTTTTTCACTTTTGAGCCTGATAACATTGCATCTCAAGGATTCTTCAGATTTCCTACTGTTTGCATCATTGGATTCGTTCCCCACGTGTTGATTCTAGTTGGCATCGTCATGTGTCTATTCATATACGGATTGGCACTGCTACTTACAGCCGCGATGCCAACAACCAGCCAAGAACAACCCAGGATGAACTTTCGCCAGCGACTGCTTTACGCACATGAAAACATGCAAGCCAATGTCTCACTATCGGAGCTTCGCATTACGCGAGAGATGGACTTCTACACTGCACTGCTAAGGACAGGATTCGCTGCTATTACTATGGCCAGTGAAGCTGTTTATCTCAACGAAGATCGTGGTGTTAGTCTCAAGCATCAGACTTGGCTCGAAGAGGCCCGTTACAGAGAAGCGGAGGAGTTGCGCAGGCAATGGATAAGTATGGGCCTCTCTGACCCGCGTTATGACCAAATTGGCACCGTCGGACTAATACCTGTTAAAAATGGTCCTCTTCTGCCCCCTAATGGTTATAGCCGAGAGCGTGCTGCACAAAAGGTTCCCCGTGGCCGTGGCGATAAGGTGCTCAGAGTCGGTATTGGTGCTTCCGAGAGGAGTTCGAGATGGTTCCTCGCCTTGGAGTTTCTCATCAGCATTAACAAGCTCCTGGCAAGAGTTTTCGCTCTATCCCTTCTGTGGATTCTTGGTGTATGCCGTATTCAGTCTCGGCCTGCATGGTTGCTCTGGCTGGCGCGCCGTTCGAAGACGCCGGAGAATGAAAATGCATCGAGACCAAGCCGTGGCCCCGGCGGAAGCAGAGATGCGACGGCGAAGCCTttggatggagatgcgaCTCTTAGAACGGACGCTTTAGATATCGAGGCTGAATTTAGACGAGTTGGTACaagccaagatgaagagaccCTGGATAAGGATCTATATAAATACTGGCTCAAAGGAGGATGGTGGGGATCTCAGGATATGAGCGGAACATATCAGCCtcgtgaagaagaggaagaatggGACAATACGAGCGTAATCACCATGACCACCAATGGAGGCgacagcgatgatgaagcaGGCGGCTGGATGTCAGACGAGGGTAGCGGACAGAGAACACCAACTCAGCAATCGCCACGACCTGGGCGTGAAGGGACTCCTTTTGTGGATAGTCCACTAGCAATGGGTGATTTAGCCCGCCTTTTGCATCCTACCAGTCTGGAAGAGcggcaagaagcagaaagacTTGCAGCGCATCTCCAAAGCGATCGTATCTTGACCAGATCTGGCTTTAGACGAatggagcagctgcaacGGACGCGAATTCTGACAATGCAGACCCCAAAAGGGAAACAGCTGAACAAGCTCGGTCCTCAGGGCCGTCTCACAAAGCTTAGTCCggacgaggaagagcttCTACTGGAACAGTTGATCTGGACGAAACGACAAGCCTCTCCAGGGAAAGATGGCCAGCAAAGCTCTGAGGCAGGCGAAACGCCGACGCTTTCTGAGGGAGAGAGCCCCTCCTGCGTTGTATGCCAGTGCTCACCACGTACTGTTATCGTGTGGCCGTGCCGCTGTCTCAGCTTGTGTGATGACTGCCGTGTTTCCCTAGCTATGAACAACTTTGACAAATGTGTGTGCTGTCGCCGCGATGTCATGAGCTTCAGTCGGATCTACGTTCCCTAG
- a CDS encoding uncharacterized protein (EggNog:ENOG41~antiSMASH:Cluster_3.3~BUSCO:EOG092D0NJO), producing MDQDTTDHSGKSPKPVTPESDAPAFLLLQNIEAPAIATPKAANGWGGRDPEEDNDEPAVAKPFARMSSPDSAARAQGASNPADEDEDVDVESSRDDGRSFYKMHKFSLYETVSRYYMVGVDVSEKRYRILKIDRTTEGAELNVTDDKIIYSLREVNQLLDTIDDGNRGTGGIKLRCTTWGLLGFIKFTGPYYMLLITKKSTVAMIGGHYIHQVEGTELVPLTPGRSKVDARNKPEEQRYLTILNTLDLTKSFYYSYSYDITRTLQHNITRERKSLANGTIPWPNEDLNSMFVWNSYLLQPAVDALQDPYDWCRPIIHGYIDQAALSIYGRTAHITVIARRSRYFAGARFLKRGANDLGYVANDVETEQIVAESLTTSFHAPGPRPYCSPQYTSYVQHRGSIPLYWTQDNTGVTPKPPIELNLVDPFYSAAALHFDNLFERYGAPIYVLNLVKSKERQPRESKLLAEYTHAIDYLNQFLPDDKKIIHKAWDMSRASKIRGGDVIGNLETIAESVLKTTGFFQNGDGLTSRMTAQNGIARTNCIDCLDRTNAAQFVIGKRALGYQLHALGILENTSVEYDTDAVNLFTHMWHDHGDTIAVQYGGSQLVNTMETYRKINQWTSHSRDMIESFKRYYNNSFLDSQRQEAYNLFLGNYIFAQGQPMLWDLPTDYYLHHASPREWTDKGRPNYINWFTPAYLEERKIPPFVAPTALGRCKNAESFDDYWLEYYRPATLSSFPKMFAYKMNSTIKYIPLKATQDGRYDLSPFRVRTDGDVDPDKRKMKKEPTLPTTSLASTQIYRQLDTGDRASVTFSDTITGRDGSRNLWLRPSQGGERWGIYDGHDAMISPKASMSADTLNLKEKSSDLEKSKTTQWTFTKAVHDALNPVVKDQEADDYERYIRHPQNLPLVVSSDTPIDIDSSEYQEYVDGTWLNQGLMVSGVDEDADVDVYSELVKVVENPLTVTEEDAPKKRYKAYGKWLRGKSFFKQQPLD from the exons ATGGATCAGGATACCACAGACCATAGCGGCAAATCACCCAAGCCAGTAACGCCAGAGAGCGATGCTCCGGCGTTTCTCCTGCTGCAGAACATTGAGGCCCCCGCTATTGCTACCCCAAAAGCTGCCAACGGATGGGGGGGTCGAGATCCAGAGGAGGACAATGATGAGCCAGCTGTAGCAAAGCCCTTTGCCCGCATGTCAAGCCCAGATTCGGCGGCTCGCGCGCAGGGTGCCTCCAACCCtgcggatgaagatgaggatgttgatgttgagaGCAGCCGGGACGATGGGCGGTCGTTCTATAAGATGCACAAGTTCAGTCTCTACGAAACAGTCAGCCGCTACTACATGGTTGGAGTGGATGTGAGCGAGAAGCGCTACAGGATCTTGAAGATTGATAGAACCACAGAGGGGGCCGAGCTGAATGTCACCGACGACAAAATCATCTACAGCCTCAGGGAAGTGAATCAGCTGCTCGACACCATCGATGACGGAAATCGTGGGACTGGAGGCATCAAGCTCCGCTGCACCACCTGGGGCTTGCTGGGCTTTATCAAGTTTACCGGCCCCTACTACATGCTTCTCATCACCAAGAAGAGCACTGTTGCCATGATCGGTGGCCACTATATCCACCAGGTTGAGGGAACTGAGCTGGTACCTTTGACGCCCGGACGGTCCAAGGTCGACGCTCGCAACAAGCCGGAAGAACAGCGCTACCTGACAATATTGAACACGCTTGACCTGACCAAGTCATTCTACTACAGCTACTCATACGACATTACTCGAACCCTCCAGCATAACATTACCAGGGAGAGAAAATCACTCGCAAACGGCACCATACCTTGGCCAAACGAGGATCTCAATTCAATGTTTGTCTGGAACAGCTACTTATTACAGCCAGCAGTCGACGCCCTTCAAGACCCTTATGACTGGTGCCGTCCTATCATACATGGATACATAGATCAAGCAG CGCTTTCAATATATGGTCGAACTGCACATATAACCGTGATTGCCAGGCGGTCACGATATTTTGCTGGCGCCCGCTTTCTAAAACGGGGCGCAAATGATTTG GGATACGTTGCCAATGACGTTGAAACGGAGCAAATCGTTGCTGAATCCTTGACAACGTCTTTCCATGCTCCAGGTCCGAGACCCTACTGCAGCCCTCAGTATACTTCTTACGTCCAGCACCGAGGAAGCATTCCCCTCTATTGGACCCAAGACAACACCGGCGTAACTCCAAAGCCACCCATTGAGCTCAATCTGGTAGACCCATTCTATAGCGCCGCCGCGCTTCATTTTGATAATCTGTTCGAGCGGTATGGCGCGCCTATATATGTGCTCAACCTTGTCAAGTCCAAAGAACGGCAACCTAGAGAGTCAAAGCTGCTAGCAGAGTACACGCATGCCATAGACTACCTCAACCAATTTCTGCCAGACGACAAAAAGATCATTCACAAGGCGTGGGACATGAGCCGTGCCTCGAAAATCCGAGGTGGGGATGTGATTGGGAATCTAGAGACAATCGCCGAATCGGTCCTGAAGACAACAGGCTTCTTCCAAAATGGCGATGGGCTCACAAGCCGTATGACGGCTCAAAACGGCATTGCCCGAACAAATTGCATCGACTGCTTAGATCGTACCAATGCCGCGCAGTTCGTCATCGGCAAACGTGCGTTGGGCTATCAACTTCACGCTCTAGGTATACTTGAAAACACATCTGTCGAGTACGATACCGATGCCGTGAATCTCTTCACTCATATGTGGCATGATCATGGAGACACAATTGCGGTGCAATACGGCGGTTCTCAGCTTGTCAATACCATGGAGACATATCGAAAAATCAATCAATGGACCAGTCACTCTCGGGATATGATAGAAAGCTTCAAACGGTACTACAATAACTCTTTTCTTGACAGCCAGAGACAGGAGGCATATAATCTCTTCCTAGGCAACTACATTTTCGCACAAGGCCAACCCATGCTCTGGGATCTCCCAACAGACTACTACCTTCACCACGCCAGTCCTAGAGAATGGACCGACAAGGGAAGGCCTAATTACATCAACTGGTTTACACCAGCATATCTCGAAGAACGGAAGATACCGCCTTTTGTAGCACCAACGGCCCTTGGCCGCTGCAAGAACGCAGAATCTTTCGACGATTATTGGCTGGAATATTATCGGCCTGCCACCCTATCTTCTTTCCCCAAGATGTTTGCGTACAAGATGAATTCTAccattaaatatatacctttGAAGGCAACCCAGGATGGTAGATACGATTTGAGCCCTTTCCGAGTCCGAACCGATGGTGATGTCGATCCGGACaaaaggaaaatgaaaaaagaacCGACATTGCCAACCACATCTCTGGCCTCGACGCAAATCTACCGACAGCTAGACACGGGAGATCGAGCTTCGGTTACTTTCTCCGACACAATAACTGGAAGGGATGGATCTCGAAATCTCTGGCTGCGGCCATCGCAGGGCGGCGAACGCTGGGGCATCTACGATGGTCACGACGCCATGATTTCACCCAAAGCTTCCATGTCGGCAGATACTTTGAATCTGAAAGAGAAATCATCGGACCTTGAAAAATCTAAAACAACACAGTGGACATTTACCAAGGCGGTGCATGACGCACTAAACCCGGTCGTAAAGGATCAGGAGGCAGATGATTATGAACGATACATTCGTCATCCTCAAAATCTTCCACTTGTTGTATCTAGCGACACTCCTATAGACATCGACTCGTCGGAGTATCAGGAGTATGTTGACGGAACTTGGCTGAATCAAGGCCTAATGGTGTCAGGGGTCGACGAAGATGCAGATGTAGATGTATACTCAGAGTTGGTCAAGGTAGTAGAGAATCCTTTGACCGTCACCGAAGAGGATGCGCCTAAGAAGAGGTATAAAGCCTACGGGAAGTGGCTCCGAGGTAAATCTTtcttcaagcagcagcctctcGACTGA